ACGGCTCAGAGCTGACACTCATACCCAGAATGTCAGATCCCAAAGCTTTTGCCCATGTCTACTGTGCTGTTAAACTCCCTCCACCCCCGGTTCCTGGTGGCCTCGCATCCTGGTCTGTTTTCTGGGAAAATAATAGATGCTGAAGAAGTCAGAGTCATCCGTGTGTATCCTGAGGCTgcctggggaggagtggggactTCCCTCTTGTCTGTAAGCTTTGGGCCCTTCTGAGTCTCAGATTCCTGGCCTGGACGGTGGGCCCGGCCCTCCCTGACCGGATCCTGCTTGTGAAAGCTGTGGTGACTCAGGCACAAATCAGCCAGCACGTGTGTGTTCTCCTCGCCACCAACAGCGACAGTTGCTATggctttggtttcattttctgaagTCCTGAGTTCTTTTGAAACCAAATCCAGATGCCAGAAGAGACAAGAAATGAGCTGATTGACACACATCTGCCTCCTGGACAGCTCTTGTGGAGGACCAGGGCTAGGCTCCCAGGAagccaggtgggggtggggagccctgAGGGGCTGCCTTCAGACTCCAGGCCTgctgcttcccagctgtgtgacttccgGCAAGCCACttgccctctctggacctcatttgccccatctgcaaaatgagttCTGGAAGTTTGGTGCCTCACAGAGCAGCAAGGCATGCAGAGCTGGGAgccaagtgccaggcacagggaaaagtgctcagcacagatGATTTCCTGTCACAGGGCCGTTGGGACAGCCCTGTGTTCATAGCTTGCTGGACCACAGCCAGATGTGCGGGATGGTTCCCGAGGAGTGAGGGGCCCAGCCAGCAGCTTGGACGAGTCAAGATTCTGGCCCGGACAGCTAggtttttcagtttctctttccagctctggCACAGTTCTGCTGGGAACAGTGGCCGCGGGACAGGGCCTGTAATCCTGAAACTGCCCTCTGCCCCCGTGCCCCTCAGCCCGCCTTTTCTCCGAACCCACGGGGCAGCCTAGGTTCCCACGGGAGCCCGTGCCTCTGGGGGCCCTGAGCTGTGTGGCTTAGAGCCTCGATTCTGCCATGAGCGGCCTGAGTTTCAGCCTGCCACGTAATAAGCATGTGGCCTGGGGCAAgcttctccatgcctcagtttcctcatctgcaggatAAGGGGAATAGCGTATCTATTTTCCTCCTTCAGTATTTATTCTGCAAGTATTTATAGAGTGCCTCCTATCTGCCGGCACCAGGGGCCCAGGGGTCTTCGAGCAGACAGGCGGCGAATTCACGCCATCATCTCAGATGGTGGCAGGTGCTGGGGGGCAATGAACAGGGAGAAAGGGAGCAAGGAGCTGTTGGTGCAGTGCGGGAGGAGTGAGAgaaggcagtcagggaaggcctcttggAGGCGGTGACAGCAGAGTTGAGGTCTTTCTAGAAGCCGGATAAAGAGGGCtctagggagagagaagaagtCCCAGTGGTGGGAGTGCTGGGCACACTGGAGAACCTGGGGGGAGCCGTGCGTAGCTGGTGTggagagtgggggggggggggggggaccttgggggggggggggcatttgGATTTTCCCCCTAATTGCAGGAGACACTGCAGGATTGGGTGTGGGCAGAGCTGCCTGGCGCTGGCCTTCCAGGCAGCTGTGGTGTTAGCCTCAATGACCTGCAGTAGAGGCCTTGGAACACACCCCATGTTGATCCCTGACCCCTGTGGGGGTCGCCACGCTAGCCCCTGAAATGGGTGCCACACTGGGACGTTGATGCTTTGTGGAAGAGAGCACTGCTCGGGGAGTCCACGGCCCGGGTTCTGGGCTCAGCCCCCGTACCCCGGGAGACCTGGGAAGGAACGGCTGTTTGCCGAGCGAGCCCCTGCTGGGGCGGGGCCAGGTGGCAGCTTTGGGGTCTGTCGCCTTATTTGCTCTGCCCCTGGTTGTGAGGTGGAAGCTTCATGTCGCCATTGGCCAGCTGAGAAAGGCTCTCCTGGAGCCGGTGGGACTCCGTGGAGGTGATTCGGGGGGGCCCCGGGGGTTGGCCAGACCCCGCCTGGAGAGGTGGCTTTGCTGTGCCGGTGGCCCCGACAGCCTGAAAGATGGCATGTCTCAGTGGGGGAGGGATGTGCTGTGGGGACACTCCAGCCCAAGGAGAAACTTCTCTGGGACAGAGGAGGCTGACCGGCCCCGGAGCGATGACAGGAGCGGTGGCTGGACTCCAGGTGGTGACAGGCTGGCTCCTCGGCTGTCCTCGGAAGGCTTGATGAGAAGCTGCCAGTAGACCCGTCATCCCTGTGTGAcggggaaagaagggagagatcaGGTCAGAGAGGCTGTGAAGTGTTAGCCGGTCGCTGTTATGGTGTTAGTGACACCGACACAGGAGGGGCCCGAAGGAGGACTGCTGAGAGCCCTGGTTGTGGAGTGTAGACGCCTGTTGCGGtcccagcaccccacccccaccagccccgTGGCTTCAGGCAAGTGGACTTAACCCAGTGGCCCAAAGAATAGTGCCAAAGCCCAAACGTGGCAGAACCAGTGTGTTTTCGTCAGTGGCTCCCTCAGGACCTCCTGGGAGTCCATTTGTCATGTTTCCACACGCTATTCTAACAAGCCGATCTGGTACCCTATGCCATCCCATAGCTGCTGAGGACAAGAAGCAATCGCAGTTTCCTTTGGGAGCTGAACGTAGAGGGGAGGAAAGAATTTGCAAAAGCTGCGAGCCTGGACGTGAGAAGGGACCACACAGCAGGCCGGGGAGATTGAGAGGCAGAACTCAGTGTCCCCTCGCCACGAGAACGCGGTTGAGAGTGGCAGGCACGGTGATGAGAGGTCGGATCCGGCCGGCCCTCTCTGTCTGGGCAGGCCTGTTGTCTCGGGGCACACAGACAGGGAGGCCGTGACGTGGGAAGCCCAGGGTGCTGACGCAGGAAGGGGCGCCTGGCCAAGCTGGCAGGGCCCAGAGGCAGGCTGGGAGGAGGTGATCCTTGACCTGAATTTTAAAGATCAAGTGGGACTAAGCCAAGGGTAGACGAGGGAGAACAGCCTGGCCGAGCCCAGCACAAGCACAGGCGTGGAGACGAGAATCTGAGGACCCCAGCGGCAGGTGGCGGGGGacggggagtgggggaggggagaaggtaAGACGGCCAGCGGCCCCGCGTGCCAGACCAGCTGGTGGTTTATAGGGTGGTCCATAGGGTGAGGCTGATAGGGTGGGGTAGggctggaggaaggcagggcctGGGCTTGGCTTCTCCCTGCCCTGGGGCAATGAGTCCCTCTGCAGAGAGCCTTCTGTGTCACCTTGCCCAGACCAGCTAGCCCAGAAAGGGACCAAAGCCATTGGCTCAGAAGAGATAATAACACCACTTTGCCTGCACAGAGTTTATATTCAACATTCCTGTACTATCTCTTTTCAGAGTCCGCAAAGCTTTACTAAGCACCCATCAGAGACCTCTCCCTGATGCTcgttccttttttcctccttaatttgCTCTCTCAATTCCTCGcgtaaaataattaaatcagtTCCCCTCCCCAGACGTAACTCCAGGCACCAGCTTGGTCCCTGTCTTTCCAGATCTTTTTCTCTGCACCTCCATAGCTGCGTTTTTCCCCGTAAAAATACAGTGGCTCTGTGTAGAATTTGTTCCTCTCTCGCTGGTTGTGTCTTTCTCCATCTTGCTCTTTTCCTCCTGGACAACAGATCCTAGCCACCTGGATAGATCACGTGGCCATCACCCTATTATTCTAAAAACTGCCTGCTATTCCTCAATGAACCTTGTGTGTTCGTGCAGCCGTCCCCTGGAtggacacataggttgtttccagtttttttgctCTTGCAACAATGTGACCCTTAACGCTCCCAGTGCGTCCTCTTGGCCCACGTGTGTGAGAAGCCCTTTACGGATTCGCAGACGCTGCCCAGTGTCCTGTCTGTGCGTGTCCCCCCGTCGGCAGCCGTGTGCGACAGTATCTGTTTCCCCGGGACGTCGCCCGTGCTTCTTGTCATCAAACCTTTTCTCATTTTGCGCATTTAATGGGTACACAAGTGGCATCTCACTTTTGTTTTAAGGCttgctcattttttcatttattcaacaaagagTTACTAAGCTTCTCCTACGTGCCAGGCCCCCGTGTTAAATACTGGGGATGCGACAAGAACAGCACGCTCCCGTGGACCCCGTCACAAAGCATGAGATgcaactaaggctcagagaggttaagagacagGCCTAGGGTCGCCCAGCGAGGAAATGGAGGAGCTGGGAGTTGAACGTGAGTCTGTGTGGCTATAGTTTGAGGTCTTTTCCTCCTGAATTGGACTTCAAATGGGCCTCTCGACTCAGGCTCCAAATCCTCTTCTTtgaccacccccctcccccaggactgCTGCGTCCCGTCCCGTTAGTGACCACCAGGGTGGGTGGAATGACAGCCCCGGGCAGCTGAGCGGGCAGGCCCACCACAGGTAGGGCCGTAGTATCTATTTCACAGACTCGCTGCACCCCAGCCCCCCAGCGAAATTGGATCTCTCCACCCGAAGGACAAGACAGCCCTGCTTCAGCCTCTGCACAGCTCTGGGCGGCTGCGTTTAgcatctgtttctctttcctgaattTGGGTTTCCAGCAGGCCTGCCCCCAAAATAGCACTGCCCCACCCCAACCCAAGCAAGCGAAAGAATGAAtttgtggtttgatttttttctctcatcatcGTGTGTCTGGCGGTGAGAGGGGAGGGGTGTGGTGGTGAGCGCGTGTGTGCTTcaggctgtgggaggggaggcctgggagagtctgcgtgcatgcgtgtgtgcgtgtgtgtgtgtgtgtgtgtgtatttgggaaTTCACACGTGAACCTAGCTCTCTGTGTCTGAGCGGATTTGAACGGCGACTTCTTTGTATATGTGACTGGCTATCTGTGTGTGCTTGTGCCGCTTTCTTTCTGAGTGCTGGTTTCAGGGAAATGTGAGGTTAATGACGGGTCCATAAACCACGCATGTGACCCAGTCTGTCTGCTTTCCAGTTGACTTCCTCTATTATAGAAATCATGTGTCTATAATAGATCCCCTGCTTCCAGTGATCATATCACAAAAGGACACCATCCAAGGAATAGGAGGTCTTTTGGTGAGCGGGGCTCAAAGTCCCTGACCTTATCCTCTgaccctctgtctctgtctcctcccttaAAACATGCTCCCTGGAAGGGCTTCCCAAACTCTGTTGCACTGAGGTGTTAATGACTATCATGGCATCATGGGGCCTTACATTTTTAAGTGGGAAACGGGATTCTGGGCAGAGCACTGACCTCTGATCGCAGACCTGCCCTCCAGGAGACCTCAATCAAATCATTTCACCTCTGAGTCAGCTTCCCCACCTATAAAGTGGGAACAGGAACTCTCCTGCTGAGGGCGTGTGGATTCAGTGGAAACACTTATGCCAAAGCATCTGGTATCCAGTAGGCGCTCCATAAATGGGGATTTCTCCCGCCTGCTTGGGCCTTTCCCCACACCCTCTCATGGGGCGCATGATGCCAACCTGGAACCTGTCCCTGTGGTGAGGGGAGGTCAAGGACCCCGGGGTGCAGACCGTGGCCCAGGCCCTCTGCTGGATACCCGCATGTGTGGGCTCTCAGTGAACCCCCCAAGGAGGCTCTTTGCCCTGccattttccagacaaggagaccgaggcacagagaggggaagtgactttcTGAAGTCACACACCGATCTGAAAGGAGACCTTCCCCTGCAGGCCACGGCCCGGGGCGGGCTCTGCTGAGCTCGGGGGCCTGCACAGCtcagacttcctttttttttccattgagataAAATTGGCATAAAACATTCTGTTAGCTTTGGGTGTGCACCACAGCGGCTCAATATATGTACAGACTGCCAGGTGATCACCACCGGAGGGCGTTCCCCAGGGCTCCCCCGCAATGCTTCCCGGTCCCTTTGCCTCCCCGAGGACAGCCTCATCATTTCCACGCCCGCCCTGCCTCCCATCTCCGCGTGCTCCACCCTGTTCCTCTAGCCCAGATGCCAGATGTGACACCAAAGGGACAGCAGGCAACCATGTGCCCCGCCCCGTGCTAGGTGCCCTCACCGCGTCGGGCTGCTGTGACCCGGCTCCGcccccctctgccctctctgctgGCCCTCGGCCTGACCCCCGCACAAGCAGGTGCTCCTTCCCGCCCACCTGTCTCGGAAGATCTCCAGTGTCACCCTTCCGTCCAGGCCAGTGGTCCCTCTCTCCTGGCCACACCTGGCTAGCAGCTCTTCCTCTTGTCCCTTCTGTCCTCGACAACAGCCTCCAGCAGCATCTTTAGAAACACACTGGACCTTGTCACAGGGCCTTGTGTGTCTTCTGTGTTCGCAGAGCCTAGCACAGCCCCCAGACACATTCGGTTCCTTAGTAAAAGTTTGTTGAAACAagtgtggctcagagaggttcatccccagcccaaggtcacacagcagggcaACTCAGTgatccaggattcaaattcaggatGCTCTGGACTGCAGAATGCACATTCCTGACCCTCTTTCCGCCTGTCTCCCGCCATGCTCCTGGGCGGACTATTGCGTGGGGAGCACATAAACAGTGTGTGGGCCCATGGACATCCCATGTGTGCAAGCAGAGTGTTGCTTGTCTACTTCACAGGCTCCTCGGAGTCCCCACCCCTCATTCGTTTCTGCCCCTGTGCCAGCATTAGCTCCTTATGCTTTCCTGAGGTCACGTGGCCCGTCCCTACTCCCTATGCAGCATCttccctgcttcctgcttccaaACCAGGGCCCCGAACGCGAGACACCTTTAGTGCAATTAAAATGCCAACACAAGAAGAGTCATCCAGTGTGCAAGCTTTAATCAGTGTTGCATAGAAATCCCTGTAGATAACGTGTTCCTGCAGAACGCTTTCCTTCTAGCGTTCCACGCGGGATGGCGTCCTCATTTGGGTGAAACCAACACAGGAATGAGCCGTGGGGTGCCTCTCAGTTGTGTTTCCGCCCTAAGGAAGGGAATGAGAAaggggccctttaagagctgagTGTTTCctgaagtcacttaacctctccttGGGGTCAGCCTGCTCCTTTGTAATGAGATATGCAGCGTGGATGGTGCTTAGACCATCGAGGTCCTTTTGACTTATGtgaatccatccatccatttatcccgTTTATCACCCACCCCTCCGCGAGTTCACCCAGTCCGTCCATTTACCCGACATTAATCCAGGCTGCCCATCGAGCCCAGACGTCCGTTCTTGCATCAGTTGGTCCATTCAATTACTCCCTCCATCCAATTAACCATTCAATCCGTTCATCTACCCATCTTCTAGCCACCCAGCCAACCAGTGTTTAACCAGTTCATCAAATGCCCATCCTCCCATCAATACTCATACCTCCATCTTTCCAACTACGTCCAACCAAGTCACCATCCGTTCACCATCCACGTCCTTCCAGCCACGTCCAACTATTGTGGATCAACCGTTACCCAACCAACTAATTTCTTTCTCCCACCAGTGCATCGATCCAGTTCAGCTAACCACATCCATTCGAGTTGCTggtcattcaacaagcatttcactccaccctccctccctccctccctccatccctccctccctccctccctccctccatccctccctccctccatccactcAAGCAATCACCTAACCCTTCTATCACCCATGCCTCTACCTAACCAACCTTCTAATTTATGGATCCACCCTGCCTCTCATCCACCAGCCAAGCTTCCATCTAGCTAATCTGCCATCTGTCCATCCTCCCAATAACTCATCCAATTTATCCAAAGGACTAGTCCAGCAATGCATCACATATACAACCAGCCGGAGCCCCTCCCTCTTGGCCCTTGCCTGTCGTTCCTCTGTGTTCCCCCTTGGAGGCTGcagccttcccctccctgcccccgagGTCCAGCTGGGTTGCCGCCCCTCCCCTGGGGGGCCCTGTGGCCCTTCCCCTGTTTGAAAGGTACCTGAGTGCCACCTCTGTGTTTTGCCAACCCGCTGGCTCCTCTTCACCGCCTTCCTCTTGCTCCCCTGTCTTTTCAggttcttcctcttcttggagTAGCTGCAGGAGTGGGTGATGGGCCGTGCGGGACCGGAGTGGGAGTGCGTGGTATGACTGTGATGCTTTGGCGCGTTGGGGCTTGACCTCTGGCTGCAGCGGCCGGTGGCGAAACTCTGGCTACAGTTCTGGCAGTGGTGGCTGCAGTCGCACTGGCTGCAGGTGTGGCTTTGGGGCCGAGAGTTGCTGTGGGGCTGAGAGTGGGTGACGGGGAGGCCCTGTGCTTTGGTGTCCATGGGAGGCCACGTCTGGAGGGGCAGAGGCCTCCCCTCCTGCTTTTCCAGCACGTCCAGATTTACAGAGGCCCTGGCGGCCCCTGGTTATATAGCTGGGGTCGATTGTGATGGCACAGGTCACAGGGGTGTAACAGATGCGGCTCGGCTGGCACAGAGCCCTCTGTCCCTGCCCCTAACCCGCAGGGCGGGACAGGTTTCAGGGGCACTCTGGGGTCGTCCCATCTCTGGTTAAGAGCGGGGACCCGTGGGTCAGCTCGTGCTGAGTCCGCAGCCCAGAtgccctccttcctttccttctggacaCTCACCTCTCCAGGTCCCTGTTTCCCATTTGGTAGAATGGGGACAACAGGAATACCTACCTCCTAGGGACATCGGACGGATTAAACGGGAGCCTCCGTGTCCAGCCCTCGGCTCAGGTCCAGCCCACCGGAAGGGCTCAATAAACGTTGTGTATGCTTTCTCGGGTGTTTGTCTTCTTCGCCCAGGCAGCTCGGAagctgggagcccagggcagccggccgggggttgggggggggacAGGGTTGATGGGGAGACGACCAGGGCTCAGGCAGATGATGTCGGATGGGTTGGCTGGCTTACCAGATGGACAATGATGAGAGGAACCCAGTGGCCTGGGGGgtggtcctggggccagcctggcaagCCCACCTCGCCAGCAAGACTGAACGCCGGGAGCTTTAGAGCCGGGTTCGAACCCCGCTTCATCCTAATGTCCAGTCTTGGGTGGGTCATTTGGTTTTCAAGGCTTGGTTTCCGCATCTGACAAAGAGAtgtcattccttccttcctggtaTTCTCGGGAGCCTGAGGTGCCTGTGGAGCCGCCGGAGTCTCCTGGAAGCCGTCTTCCTCCCTCGGCTCCTGCCTCCTGACTCTACTCCATCCCCTGGTAACAAAGACCCGTGGGACAGCTGGGGTCACGCCATCCCTGCTCCGGCCTCCCAGCACCTTAAGAGGAAAGCCCCCATGTGTGGGCACATGAGGTCCCCTCACCTCGGGGGTTCCGTCCacagccccccaccccatgccGTGGCCCACGCCCTTGGGCTCAGCTCTCGGCCGCTCTCCGCCTGTACCTCCCTCTTCTCCACCCACGAAACTCCCTCCGTCTCCATCTCCCTTCCACCAGCCAGCCCCCCATCTGGCCGCCATAGTTCACTTCCACTCCTGCACAACTTTGCCACTTGTTACAAGGATTTGCTGTCATCCGCTTTTatggcagtttctttctttctttttttttcttgaggaagattagccctgagctaacatctgctgccgatcctcctcttttttgctgaggaagactggccctgagctcacatccgtgcccatcttcctctactttatacgtgggacgcctaccacagcatggcttttgccaagcagtgccatgtccacacccgggatctaaaccggtgaacccagggccgccgaagtggaatgtgcgaccataaccgctgcgtcaccgggctggccctatggcagtttatttcttaataaacatGTCACATTGTTGAGGGTGGAAACATCCCTCATTCACCGAGCGCCTCCAGTGAGGCTGGGCTCTGGGTCCCGCCCTCTCTGGGCATCTTTGTCCTCGAGCCTCACAAGGACCCTTTGTAAGTGGGCTGAAGGGTGCCCCCAAAAGATAAGCCCACATTCTAACCCCTGGACCCGGCAACACAACCGTGTTTGGAAAAAGGATCTtcacagatgtgattaaattaggGATCTTGAGGGTGCCCTGGATCGTGCGAGCGGGCCCTGGACCCAATGACGTGTCCTTATAGGAGCCACAAGAGAAGACACACAAGGGTAGAGCCCGTGGGGAGGCGCGGGCACAGGGTAGCGTCGTGCAGCCACAAGCCCGGGAACACCTGGAGCCGCCATGAGGGGACaagcaaggaaggattccccCAGGACCTCTGGAAGGAgcaccctgccaacaccttgtgttcagacttccggcctccagactCCAGGATAAGTTTCTGccgttttaagccactaagtctgtcATAATTTATTACAGTAGCTCTAAGAAACCAATGCACCCCGTGAGATAGGTACGATTGTTACATTTTACAAAGGTggaacaggctcagagaggttgagtcacCAGCCCGGAGTCCCACAGCTAGTCAGCAGCAGAGCTCGGATTCAAATCCAGTCCAGCCTTACGGTCACTACGGGATCCACAGGGATTACGGAGGGCTCCCGCGGCTCTGTGCTAATGGCCCTGCCTGTGTGGGCTCGGTGGGGCAGGTTGGGGCCGGGCGGGTGCTGGGCCACGCTGTGAAGACTTTCTGGGTCTCTGGACATTCTCCCCCACTCCCCGGACCCTGGAGTGCATAGTAGGACGGAAAGTGTTTTTGATTCACGTTAGGGCCCCTAGTGACTGGCACGGTGTGTGGCTTACAGCGGGGGTGTGACAGGTGTTTGCTGGGCGAAAGGATGGGCAGGTGTGTCAGGGCGACTCAGATAAGAGGACAAAGCTGCTGACCGGGCTCCCTGGTCAGAGGGCGGGGGCAGGACTCACGGGCCATGAGGCCCCCACCTGCGGACGGCGCTCGCCTCTGCCCCCCGCAGGCTCACACATGGCGCCAAAGGAGCAGGTCTCCCCAGGAGCgccgcctcccccaccccggcAGCCCTGACCAGGGTCCTTGTCGCCGATGGCTGGTGCCCCGGGGGACtcctgagggaggagggtggggatcACGTGTGTCATGTTTTTCGGGAAGAAAAGGGTTAAGGGAGCCGGGGGCAGGATGAGAAGCttctggaaggagaaggaggtaGGGGAAGTGGGCACAGGGCCTGGGTTCTGCAGCTTCCCCAGCCTTCTGATGAAGGACCAGCTCTGTCTCCATCACTGGACCCCTTGATGGAGGCCGAAGGGAGCCCCTGGTGGGGGCACGGATGGCCCCCTGGAGCGTGAGACAGCAGCCCAAGACTCTGGCTGAGAAGGACTCGGGCCCCTCCACAAGCCCCGACCCCAAaccagggctggcttggtggACGGACCCACCACGACTCCAGCACCAATACTGGTCTGACTCCAacactcaccatgtgccaggcccgaCCCCACCAGGCATCTCAGTTCATTCTCCTGACCACTGACCTGTGGGGTAGCCATTAATCTCACCCTTAAACAGGGAGGGGCCGGCTGAGGATCAGAGACAGGCAGTGACTCACTCAAGGTCGCACAGCtagcagaaagaaatttgaaCCCAAATCTGCTGAGCTCCAAGCCAGCACTCTTTAAGATAAGACTGTCTGTGGTTAGAGTGGGAAAATGGGGGTTTGGCTGAGGGGGTTGCTCTGTCCCATGGGGTGCTGTGTCTGCTCAGACGTGGAGGAGagcctccccctgctccccctgGCCTGACTTTCCAGCCAGGCCACCGCGTTTTCCACCCTCCAAAGCAGGAGACGGCGACAGAGACGTCACGGGGATCGGACCTTGTGACAGCTTCTGGCTGGACATCAGGGACAGGGGTCACTGACTCCTGCCCTTCaacctccctacacacacacacacgcacacacacgcgccTGCACACACGCACCGGCACGGGGTTAGGGACACAGAGTAGGAGCAGCCTTTCTTGGAGACTCTTTATTGACTCTGTTCTGAAAGCTCTCCTCGCTGGAATGGCGGCGGGCACCTCGTCCTGGGCCGTCATCGCGGGTCAGGAGTGTGTCTGCTTGGGCTCCGGGCTCTCCTGGGCCGCTTCGGCGTCGTCTTCggcgccctcctcctcctcctgctccgcCTCCATCAGCAGCAGCTTCCCCTGCACTGGGAGCTCCtcgtcctcctcttcctctgcctcctcctcttcctcgccCTCCGATGACAGGGAGAAGTTATCCTGACTCACGCAGGCTACCAGCTTCTTCATGGAGGATTCGTGGCCCCGGCTGTGGCCCGTGCCCAGCTTGGCACAGTGGGAACCCATCGCTCACTTTGGCTTCCTCTCTGGACTGGGAGGGAATGCCACTGAGGGGCAGCGGAGGGGCTGTGAGGGTGGCGGGCAGGGCGCTGACATCACAAAGGGGCCCCAGAatacccctcccccaccctggacACCTGAGTCTGGGCTGACACCTGACTCAAACCTTGGCTACCAGTGGCCCCGCTGGGTTccgggaggcagaggcaggatgcCATGTGACCCCACCACATGGCCTCCTCCATTGGGCCCCACCTGGCAAAAGTCCCCCTTTGAGCTGGGCGGAGAGTTGGGGGTAGAATTTCTGGAAGCAGGAGAGCACAGATTCCTCCCCACATCCCAGAAACACTCAGCCCAAGAGAGCTGTCAGCAGGACATGAG
This region of Equus quagga isolate Etosha38 chromosome 7, UCLA_HA_Equagga_1.0, whole genome shotgun sequence genomic DNA includes:
- the TNP2 gene encoding nuclear transition protein 2, with protein sequence MDTKAQGLPVTHSQPHSNSRPQSHTCSQCDCSHHCQNCSQSFATGRCSQRSSPNAPKHHSHTTHSHSGPARPITHSCSYSKKRKNLKRQGSKRKAVKRSQRVGKTQRWHSGRKHN
- the PRM3 gene encoding protamine-3; amino-acid sequence: MGSHCAKLGTGHSRGHESSMKKLVACVSQDNFSLSSEGEEEEEAEEEEDEELPVQGKLLLMEAEQEEEEGAEDDAEAAQESPEPKQTHS